From the Pectobacterium carotovorum genome, one window contains:
- a CDS encoding glutamine amidotransferase, with protein sequence MSEKVLLVIQLGQPPEGIASQVGQQGKWFTDAVQGKTQPVQVVRPDLGERLPPFDTLAAVVISGSWSMVTDRLDWSEYTAGWLREAYYADVPLLGVCYGHQLLADALGGKVGDNPNGKEVGVQVVTTNEAAAQDSLLRDYPQQFGAYLTHQQSVLEPPEGAQVLASSEMDGCQIIRYSDKVLTVQFHPEFSTDIMLTCLRHNEAALRQGGWDVDRMMDIPQEPVWARKILLDFVQRYAAK encoded by the coding sequence ATGAGCGAAAAGGTATTGCTGGTGATTCAGTTGGGCCAACCGCCGGAAGGCATTGCGTCTCAGGTTGGGCAACAAGGGAAGTGGTTTACCGATGCGGTACAGGGCAAAACGCAGCCGGTACAGGTGGTGCGTCCCGATCTCGGGGAGCGGCTGCCGCCGTTTGATACGCTGGCGGCGGTGGTTATCTCCGGCTCGTGGTCAATGGTCACGGATCGGTTGGACTGGAGTGAATATACCGCTGGCTGGCTGCGTGAAGCCTATTACGCGGATGTCCCGCTGCTGGGCGTGTGCTATGGGCACCAACTGCTCGCTGATGCGCTGGGCGGTAAAGTGGGGGATAACCCGAACGGCAAGGAAGTTGGCGTTCAGGTTGTGACAACCAATGAAGCTGCCGCGCAGGACAGTTTACTGCGTGATTATCCGCAGCAGTTTGGCGCTTATCTGACCCACCAGCAGTCCGTGCTGGAACCGCCTGAAGGTGCGCAGGTGCTGGCAAGTTCAGAGATGGATGGCTGCCAAATTATCCGCTACAGCGATAAAGTCCTGACCGTGCAGTTCCACCCGGAATTCAGCACGGACATCATGCTGACATGTCTGCGTCATAATGAAGCGGCGCTGCGACAGGGCGGCTGGGATGTCGACCGGATGATGGACATCCCGCAGGAACCCGTCTGGGCGCGCAAGATCCTGCTGGATTTTGTGCAACGCTATGCGGCGAAGTAG
- a CDS encoding membrane-bound PQQ-dependent dehydrogenase, glucose/quinate/shikimate family: MAKPLVSRLQGIWLLILGLIVTAIGAFFAYYGAKLIGLGGSPYFLVSGLALLISGVLLWRKSVLGAYLYGAVLLGTVIWALWDVGLDFWPLVSRLLTLAGVAILVALSLPLLRSPAGKQPGWRAAGLSAGVLVLAFVATVAGMFVPHAPVPSSGAQLPLVPVKPGEEQQNWSNYGNTSGASRFVALDQVTRDNVKDLQIAWTYRTGDVPQSPGGGGAEDQQTPLQVGNRLFLCTPHNNIIAVDATSGEQLWKTEIGAHQKKWMRCRGLAYFDATQPLVQPDLPGSTPVAQVSVPVGAVCQRRILMNSVTPELIAVDADTGAFCPDFGTNGRVDLSDHMGKGSDKGQYYPTSAPTLAGTTIVIGGRVADNVSIDMPGGVVRGFDVITGKLRWAFDPGNPQETTEPAQGQNYTRSTPNVWAPMSYDPQSNTVFMPTGSAAIDLWGVKRSDLDRKFGASMVAVDASTGQVKWVYQTVHDDLWDFDVPMQPSFVNFPSENGKNVPALVFGTKAGQLFVLDRATGKPLTKVEERKVEQGEIPSEVYSPTQPVSVGMPQIGADVLKESDMWGATPFDQLLCRVHFKSKRYNGLFTPPGHDPSLNLPGSLGGMNWGGLSTDPVNNYLFVNDMRVGLEVQLVPTSAEDKGKKSDGNEAASIDRPVPLDGTPYSVNAKVRFMSPIEIPCQKPPFGTLTAVDLKTQKIAWQVPVGTVKDTGPFGIKMGLPIPIGMPTIGGTLATQGGLVFIASTQDYYLRAFDSATGKEVWKARLPVGSQATPISYKSPVDGKQYVVISAGGARNSPDRGDYVIAYRLP; the protein is encoded by the coding sequence ATGGCAAAACCACTTGTGTCCAGGTTGCAGGGTATCTGGCTGCTAATCTTGGGGTTAATCGTAACGGCGATAGGCGCTTTTTTCGCCTATTATGGGGCCAAACTGATTGGTTTGGGGGGGAGCCCCTATTTTCTGGTCTCCGGTTTAGCACTGCTGATTTCCGGGGTACTTCTCTGGCGTAAAAGCGTCTTAGGCGCTTATTTATACGGTGCCGTTTTGTTGGGCACCGTTATTTGGGCATTGTGGGATGTCGGTCTGGATTTTTGGCCTTTGGTATCACGTTTGCTCACGTTGGCTGGGGTTGCCATTCTGGTTGCGCTGTCACTACCTCTCTTGCGTAGTCCGGCAGGTAAACAACCTGGCTGGCGTGCCGCAGGGCTTTCTGCTGGCGTGCTGGTGCTGGCCTTCGTTGCCACTGTCGCCGGCATGTTCGTTCCTCATGCGCCAGTGCCTTCTTCCGGTGCTCAACTGCCGTTAGTGCCTGTTAAACCCGGTGAAGAACAGCAAAACTGGAGCAATTACGGTAACACCTCTGGTGCGTCGCGCTTTGTCGCGTTGGATCAGGTCACGCGTGATAACGTGAAAGATCTCCAGATCGCGTGGACGTACCGCACGGGTGATGTGCCGCAAAGTCCGGGCGGCGGCGGTGCTGAAGATCAGCAGACTCCGCTGCAAGTGGGTAACCGTTTATTCCTGTGTACGCCGCATAACAACATCATTGCTGTGGATGCCACAAGTGGTGAACAGCTGTGGAAAACGGAAATCGGCGCGCACCAGAAAAAGTGGATGCGCTGCCGTGGTCTGGCCTATTTTGATGCCACACAGCCGCTAGTGCAGCCCGATCTTCCAGGATCTACACCGGTTGCGCAGGTTTCAGTACCTGTAGGTGCGGTTTGCCAGCGTCGTATCCTGATGAATAGCGTGACGCCAGAGCTGATCGCCGTGGATGCGGACACCGGGGCATTTTGCCCAGATTTTGGCACCAATGGCCGGGTGGATCTCAGCGATCACATGGGCAAAGGTAGCGACAAAGGGCAATATTATCCGACGTCAGCGCCCACATTGGCAGGGACGACTATCGTTATTGGCGGCAGGGTCGCGGATAACGTCAGTATCGATATGCCCGGCGGTGTCGTTCGCGGGTTTGACGTGATTACCGGGAAATTACGCTGGGCATTTGATCCTGGCAATCCGCAGGAGACGACAGAACCAGCACAAGGTCAGAACTATACGCGTTCGACGCCTAACGTATGGGCGCCGATGTCCTACGATCCGCAGTCAAATACGGTGTTCATGCCGACGGGAAGCGCCGCCATCGATTTATGGGGCGTCAAACGTAGCGATCTGGATCGTAAATTTGGTGCGTCAATGGTGGCGGTGGATGCCTCCACGGGGCAGGTCAAATGGGTCTATCAGACGGTTCACGATGACCTGTGGGACTTTGATGTGCCGATGCAGCCTTCTTTCGTTAATTTCCCCAGCGAAAATGGCAAAAACGTACCCGCGTTAGTGTTCGGTACCAAAGCCGGTCAACTGTTCGTTCTCGATCGTGCGACGGGTAAACCGTTGACGAAAGTTGAAGAGAGAAAGGTTGAGCAGGGAGAAATTCCGAGCGAGGTGTATTCGCCGACTCAGCCTGTTTCCGTTGGTATGCCGCAGATTGGCGCAGATGTCCTCAAAGAGTCTGATATGTGGGGAGCGACGCCGTTTGATCAGTTGCTCTGCCGCGTCCACTTCAAATCTAAACGTTACAATGGGCTGTTTACCCCGCCGGGGCACGATCCGTCACTCAATCTGCCTGGCTCTTTAGGTGGCATGAACTGGGGCGGATTATCTACCGATCCGGTGAATAACTACCTATTTGTCAACGATATGAGAGTGGGGCTTGAGGTTCAACTCGTACCGACGTCGGCAGAGGATAAAGGTAAGAAAAGTGATGGTAACGAAGCGGCTAGCATTGATCGTCCGGTACCGCTGGATGGCACGCCGTATTCGGTTAATGCGAAAGTTCGCTTCATGTCGCCTATTGAAATTCCTTGCCAGAAACCGCCATTTGGCACGCTGACGGCGGTGGATTTAAAAACGCAGAAAATCGCCTGGCAGGTTCCCGTTGGTACAGTGAAAGATACGGGGCCTTTCGGTATTAAAATGGGATTACCTATTCCGATCGGTATGCCGACGATTGGCGGCACGCTCGCGACTCAGGGCGGTTTGGTATTTATCGCCTCCACGCAGGATTACTATCTGCGTGCCTTTGATAGCGCGACCGGTAAAGAAGTATGGAAAGCCCGACTGCCAGTAGGAAGCCAGGCTACACCTATCAGCTACAAGTCTCCGGTGGATGGTAAGCAGTACGTCGTTATCTCGGCTGGCGGTGCACGTAACTCACCAGACCGTGGTGACTATGTGATTGCCTATCGGTTACCGTGA
- a CDS encoding YlaC family protein, producing MDEVKRLLTEEIERINREEKRDNKIRFSRKFMQSHPYLFAAMLVSYVPVAAILFYASYFGLPYLIGFTVFLLVMTLALSMDINPTYRFEDIDTLDLRVCYNGEWFTIRHVSQDTLDKLLRNEQVPSAVKAGIEKIQRTKGDVDFYDVFSLAYRQQPSA from the coding sequence ATGGACGAAGTAAAACGCCTTCTTACCGAAGAGATCGAACGGATTAATCGGGAAGAAAAACGTGACAATAAAATACGTTTCAGCCGTAAATTCATGCAGTCTCACCCCTATCTGTTTGCCGCGATGCTGGTGAGCTACGTGCCGGTCGCTGCCATCCTCTTCTATGCCTCTTATTTTGGTTTACCGTATCTGATCGGTTTTACCGTCTTCCTGCTGGTGATGACGCTGGCACTGTCGATGGATATTAACCCGACCTATCGCTTTGAAGACATCGACACGCTGGATTTACGCGTGTGCTATAACGGCGAGTGGTTTACGATCCGCCACGTGTCGCAGGACACGCTGGATAAACTGCTACGCAATGAGCAGGTACCGTCCGCAGTGAAAGCGGGGATAGAGAAAATTCAACGCACGAAAGGTGATGTTGATTTTTACGATGTTTTTTCATTGGCCTATCGCCAGCAGCCTTCTGCTTGA
- a CDS encoding NAD(P)H-binding protein, whose product MTWLLFGAGNGVGACLLQRAIECEQAVVLVLRNPEQAKHWREQGMTVVEGDACDPETVAEACRVVGPSAIVVSTMGGGTVNYQGHRTVIDGAEQAGIKRMLLVTSLGCGDSWPLLSPRARAAFGFAVREKSLAESWLQSSSLDHCIVRPGGLLDVVATHNAKLTQGAATLGLVSRWDVALAVDQLLQQPVFGNHIYNLIDPDLTMPAIS is encoded by the coding sequence ATGACGTGGTTACTTTTCGGCGCGGGCAATGGGGTCGGCGCCTGCTTATTACAGCGCGCTATTGAGTGCGAGCAGGCGGTCGTACTCGTCTTGCGTAATCCTGAACAGGCCAAACACTGGCGTGAGCAGGGAATGACAGTAGTGGAAGGCGATGCCTGTGACCCGGAAACGGTAGCGGAAGCCTGTCGTGTGGTGGGGCCTTCTGCCATTGTGGTATCAACAATGGGCGGTGGCACGGTAAATTATCAGGGCCATCGCACGGTGATCGATGGCGCCGAGCAGGCAGGCATCAAGCGTATGCTGCTGGTGACGTCACTGGGCTGCGGCGATAGCTGGCCGCTGTTGTCGCCACGCGCCAGAGCCGCGTTTGGCTTTGCGGTACGTGAGAAGTCGTTGGCAGAAAGCTGGTTGCAAAGCAGTTCGTTGGATCACTGTATTGTGCGTCCTGGCGGCCTGCTGGATGTGGTTGCGACGCACAATGCGAAACTGACGCAGGGGGCTGCTACGCTGGGGCTGGTGTCACGCTGGGATGTGGCGCTGGCGGTTGATCAACTGTTGCAACAGCCCGTGTTTGGCAATCACATCTATAATCTGATCGATCCCGATCTCACCATGCCTGCTATTTCGTAA
- the hutX gene encoding heme utilization cystosolic carrier protein HutX, whose protein sequence is MTLNELLATNPDGTLEEIAGKYSTSLFAVVEALPAAQRTLATGDRFDQVWDTIATWGEVTLISHTADAILEFKSELPTGTHRHGYFNLRGKNGLSGHIRATSCQHIAFIERKFMGMDTASVVFFNANGAAMFKIFLGRDSHRQLLSAQVEAFRALASELQPEQV, encoded by the coding sequence ATGACACTGAATGAATTATTGGCAACCAACCCTGATGGCACACTGGAAGAGATTGCCGGAAAGTACAGTACCTCGCTGTTTGCCGTCGTTGAAGCTTTGCCTGCGGCACAGCGTACGCTGGCGACGGGCGATCGCTTCGATCAGGTGTGGGACACGATTGCGACCTGGGGTGAAGTGACGCTCATTAGCCATACGGCGGACGCAATTCTGGAATTCAAGAGCGAGCTGCCAACCGGTACGCATCGCCACGGTTACTTTAATTTGCGCGGCAAAAATGGCCTGAGTGGACACATCCGCGCGACGAGCTGTCAGCACATTGCGTTTATTGAGCGTAAGTTCATGGGGATGGACACGGCGTCCGTGGTGTTCTTTAATGCCAACGGTGCGGCGATGTTTAAAATCTTCCTTGGACGAGACAGCCACCGCCAGCTGCTGAGTGCTCAGGTTGAGGCGTTCCGCGCGCTGGCGAGTGAATTACAACCGGAGCAGGTATGA
- the hutW gene encoding heme anaerobic degradation radical SAM methyltransferase ChuW/HutW: MNIDLTPYYAEPGEQPFSARRMAMPWRNHVPLSPEQIPAGWQALKQQIVPARKRLLYLHIPFCATHCTFCGFYQNKLRDDSTATYTRYLLQELAMEADSPLHQSAPIHAVYFGGGTPTALAADELSQIIRAIRTSLPLAPDCEITVEGRAMDFDDERIDACLDAGANRFSIGIQTFDTRIRQRMARTSDKQQSIRFLERLCERDRAAVVCDLMFGLPEQTPEIWREDLAIVSDLPLDGVDLYALNLLPTTPLAKAAENQRVALPDVVARRDFYRTGAAFLADAGWHQLSNSHWARTTRERNLYNLLIKQGADCLAMGSGAGGNINGQAYMMERSLERYYQQIDQGQKPIMMMTPASPTGPWQHQLQAGIEVGRIKLPQLTRHARELQPLLSQWHEAGLTCDDSTCLRLTNDGRFWANNLMQALQQIIPQLNAEEHAH, encoded by the coding sequence ATGAACATCGATTTGACGCCGTATTATGCTGAGCCCGGTGAGCAGCCTTTTAGCGCCCGACGTATGGCAATGCCTTGGCGCAACCATGTGCCGCTTTCACCAGAACAGATTCCTGCCGGCTGGCAGGCGCTAAAGCAGCAAATCGTGCCTGCGCGTAAGCGGCTGCTCTACCTGCACATTCCTTTCTGCGCTACGCATTGCACGTTTTGCGGTTTTTACCAGAACAAACTGCGTGATGACAGCACGGCGACTTACACCCGTTATCTGTTGCAGGAGTTGGCGATGGAAGCGGACAGCCCGCTGCATCAGTCTGCGCCCATTCATGCGGTGTATTTTGGTGGCGGCACGCCAACGGCGCTGGCCGCCGATGAACTGTCGCAAATTATTCGTGCGATCCGCACCTCTCTGCCGCTGGCCCCAGACTGTGAGATCACGGTAGAAGGGCGGGCAATGGATTTTGACGATGAGCGGATCGATGCTTGTCTGGATGCGGGAGCGAACCGCTTCTCCATCGGGATTCAGACGTTTGATACCCGCATTCGTCAACGTATGGCGCGTACCTCAGATAAACAGCAGTCAATTCGCTTCCTTGAACGCCTGTGCGAGCGAGACAGAGCCGCCGTGGTGTGCGATCTGATGTTCGGCCTGCCGGAGCAAACGCCGGAAATCTGGCGCGAAGATCTGGCCATCGTCAGCGATTTGCCGTTAGACGGCGTCGATTTGTATGCGCTGAATCTGTTACCAACCACGCCGCTGGCGAAAGCTGCCGAAAATCAGCGTGTCGCATTGCCTGATGTGGTTGCCCGCCGTGATTTCTATCGGACTGGCGCAGCGTTTCTGGCTGACGCCGGCTGGCACCAGCTTAGCAATAGCCACTGGGCGCGCACCACGCGTGAACGCAACCTGTACAACCTGCTGATTAAGCAAGGCGCGGACTGTCTGGCAATGGGAAGCGGCGCGGGTGGCAATATAAACGGGCAAGCCTACATGATGGAACGCAGCCTGGAGCGCTATTACCAGCAGATCGATCAGGGGCAAAAACCGATCATGATGATGACGCCAGCCAGTCCGACCGGGCCGTGGCAGCATCAGCTTCAGGCGGGTATTGAAGTGGGTCGCATCAAGCTGCCTCAATTGACCCGGCATGCTCGTGAGCTTCAACCGTTGCTTAGCCAGTGGCACGAGGCCGGATTGACCTGTGACGATTCCACCTGCCTGCGCCTGACCAACGATGGCCGTTTCTGGGCGAACAACCTGATGCAGGCATTACAACAAATTATTCCTCAGCTTAATGCCGAAGAGCATGCGCACTAA
- a CDS encoding TonB-dependent receptor yields the protein MNKKATHWVLFMLPAIYSGAINAAPNDSSTNHSTTNSDEITVISAGRTEQNLWESPVTMQVIDNEKLGKYTGDSIAEALRDIPGVDITDTALAGRKQIRIRGEEASRVLVLIDGQEVTYQRAGPNYSLGLLIDPSYIERIEVVKGPHSVLYGSQAIGGVINFITRKGGDKPLSGKIKAVYDSATAGWQESGLAYGSIGNFDYRLSGSYSDQGNRSTPDGRLPDTHFRNSGQSAWLGYRLGDHKFGLSLDSFKLSTQTYTDSDEYDSFSVRIPELERKKVGLFYDWQIGGDVLKNLHLDAYQQNIKREFRNDLSQSGNPLRYNGMALYQGKMAMSTGTDDKQTSRGLTLQADITPFTDHTLIAGGQWLSDVVKQNAFSDVRVTGSLSPMGMPSLSVNPSSISNNHWRQNSWALFAQDEWKITPDWTWTLGARQYWVESLSYGGQKTGTVRMNGMVMPNNSTSAAAKENDSTLVTASSLRYSGFDNIQLRASFAQGYVYPTLTHKFYDTAAGGSTTYGNANLKAEKSNNYEVGMRYKDDSWLLDSAVYHSRAKDYITTLNCAGNAACSGSTDSSSRYYANANRATTYGMEMYAEYLGWTLSPYVNGNIIRRELELPTRSTYRTGEPTFTGRVGVKNIMLFDRMELESDLYLRAASRAKDETADTAIQHSGWATANLEFTSTFGSENQYQVTLALNNLLDKRYTTAHESIPASGFSTAIGAAFSF from the coding sequence ATGAATAAAAAGGCCACACACTGGGTTCTCTTTATGCTGCCTGCTATTTATAGCGGCGCAATTAATGCAGCGCCAAACGATTCATCTACAAATCATTCGACCACAAACAGCGATGAAATAACCGTTATTAGTGCAGGGAGAACGGAACAAAATTTATGGGAAAGTCCGGTCACGATGCAGGTTATCGATAATGAAAAGCTGGGTAAATATACCGGCGATTCTATTGCCGAAGCGCTGCGTGATATTCCCGGTGTCGATATTACCGATACCGCATTAGCCGGTCGTAAACAAATACGTATTCGCGGCGAAGAAGCCTCACGCGTATTAGTGTTAATTGACGGACAGGAAGTTACTTATCAGCGCGCCGGACCAAATTACAGCCTCGGATTATTAATCGATCCCTCTTATATTGAGCGCATTGAAGTCGTAAAAGGCCCGCATTCGGTATTATATGGCTCGCAGGCTATTGGCGGCGTGATCAACTTTATTACCCGCAAAGGCGGAGACAAACCGCTGAGCGGCAAAATCAAAGCCGTTTATGACAGCGCGACCGCAGGCTGGCAGGAATCGGGTTTAGCCTACGGCTCCATCGGTAATTTTGACTATCGCCTCAGCGGCAGCTATAGCGATCAGGGCAACCGCAGCACGCCGGATGGCCGTCTGCCGGACACTCATTTCCGCAACAGCGGGCAGTCCGCCTGGCTCGGCTATCGCCTTGGCGATCATAAATTCGGCCTGTCGCTCGACAGCTTCAAGCTCAGCACGCAAACCTATACCGACTCGGATGAATACGACAGCTTCAGCGTGCGTATTCCTGAACTGGAAAGAAAGAAGGTCGGCCTGTTTTATGACTGGCAGATCGGCGGCGATGTGCTGAAAAACCTGCATCTGGATGCCTATCAGCAAAATATCAAACGCGAATTCCGTAACGATCTGTCGCAGAGCGGTAATCCGCTGCGCTATAACGGCATGGCGCTTTATCAAGGCAAAATGGCGATGAGCACAGGAACCGACGACAAGCAGACCAGTCGGGGATTGACCTTACAGGCGGATATCACACCATTCACCGATCATACGCTGATTGCCGGGGGACAATGGCTCTCCGATGTCGTGAAGCAAAATGCCTTCTCCGATGTCCGGGTAACGGGATCATTATCGCCCATGGGAATGCCTTCTCTATCAGTCAACCCAAGCTCAATATCCAATAACCACTGGCGGCAGAATAGCTGGGCGCTGTTCGCACAGGATGAATGGAAAATAACGCCGGACTGGACGTGGACGTTGGGCGCTCGTCAATATTGGGTTGAATCACTCTCCTACGGCGGCCAGAAGACAGGCACCGTAAGAATGAACGGGATGGTGATGCCGAACAACAGTACGTCCGCCGCTGCGAAGGAAAACGACAGTACCTTAGTCACCGCCAGCAGCCTGCGCTATTCCGGCTTTGACAACATCCAGCTCCGTGCCTCCTTTGCGCAAGGTTATGTCTACCCTACCCTGACGCATAAGTTTTACGACACGGCGGCGGGTGGGAGCACCACTTACGGCAACGCCAATTTAAAGGCAGAAAAGTCGAATAACTATGAAGTCGGCATGCGCTATAAAGACGATAGCTGGCTGCTGGACAGCGCTGTCTACCACTCACGCGCCAAAGACTATATCACCACGCTGAACTGCGCCGGTAACGCCGCCTGCTCCGGCAGCACGGATAGCAGCAGCCGTTACTACGCCAACGCCAACCGTGCCACCACGTACGGGATGGAGATGTATGCGGAATACCTCGGCTGGACGCTGTCTCCTTACGTTAACGGCAATATCATCCGCCGTGAGCTGGAACTCCCAACTCGCAGCACCTATCGCACTGGTGAACCCACTTTTACTGGTCGCGTCGGGGTCAAAAACATCATGCTGTTTGATCGCATGGAGCTGGAATCCGATCTCTACCTCCGGGCGGCCTCACGCGCGAAGGATGAAACGGCTGATACCGCCATCCAGCACAGCGGTTGGGCAACGGCCAATCTGGAATTTACCAGCACCTTCGGTAGCGAGAATCAGTATCAGGTCACGCTGGCGCTGAATAACCTGCTGGATAAGCGCTATACCACCGCGCATGAAAGTATTCCTGCATCCGGCTTCAGCACCGCGATCGGCGCGGCGTTCTCATTCTAA
- a CDS encoding heme/hemin ABC transporter substrate-binding protein: MKAIIALMLFGLSSFTCAAKPRVVIAGGSLVEIVYALGAGDTVVGVDQTTTYPPQTATLPKVSNWQQLTSEGILSLRPTLLMTWQDANPPQVLNQLEQAGVAVARFTRTPSTPTQLLSNIRQAGTLLNRTEAAEQLVTRLSQQLSTVSERLTTRKDRVSVVFLMSAGSSAAQVAGKNTVVDSLIALAGGKNIATHSQYRIYGGEAMIAANPEVVVVTTQSVENGVEALAAVPGLTQTAAWKNQRIIALDQAILLGMGPRVAEAVEALNRGFYPD, encoded by the coding sequence ATGAAGGCGATAATCGCGTTAATGCTTTTCGGGCTGTCTTCCTTCACCTGCGCGGCCAAGCCGCGCGTGGTGATTGCCGGTGGCTCGCTGGTGGAAATCGTTTATGCGCTCGGTGCAGGCGATACGGTGGTCGGCGTGGATCAGACCACCACTTACCCGCCACAAACAGCAACGCTGCCAAAAGTCAGCAACTGGCAACAGTTAACGAGCGAAGGCATTTTGTCACTCCGCCCAACGCTGTTGATGACCTGGCAAGATGCCAACCCGCCGCAGGTGCTTAATCAGCTTGAGCAGGCTGGCGTAGCGGTAGCGCGTTTTACCCGCACGCCCAGCACGCCAACGCAATTGCTTAGCAATATTCGTCAGGCTGGCACGCTGCTCAATCGCACTGAGGCTGCTGAGCAGTTGGTCACTCGCCTTTCTCAGCAGTTGAGTACGGTATCAGAGCGGCTGACAACGCGGAAAGATCGCGTCAGCGTCGTCTTTCTTATGAGTGCTGGCAGCAGTGCGGCACAGGTCGCGGGGAAAAACACCGTGGTGGATAGCCTGATCGCGCTGGCAGGCGGAAAGAATATTGCCACGCACAGCCAGTATCGTATTTACGGCGGTGAGGCGATGATTGCGGCGAATCCTGAGGTGGTTGTGGTGACGACGCAAAGTGTGGAAAACGGCGTGGAGGCGCTGGCGGCAGTACCCGGCCTAACGCAAACCGCAGCCTGGAAAAACCAGCGTATTATCGCGCTCGATCAGGCGATTTTGCTGGGAATGGGGCCGCGCGTCGCCGAAGCGGTGGAAGCGCTGAACCGCGGATTTTATCCTGACTAA
- a CDS encoding ABC-F family ATPase: MLSTNNITMQFGSKPLFENISVKFGGGNRYGLIGANGCGKSTFMKILGGDLVPSAGNVFLDPNERLGKLRQDQFAFEKYSVLDTVIMGHGELWAVKEERDRIYSLAEMSEEDGYKVADLEVQYGEMDGYSAESRAGELLLGVGIPVEQHYGLMSEIAPGWKLRVLLAQALFADPDILLLDEPTNNLDIDTIRWLEQVLNERNSTMIIISHDRHFLNMVCTHMADLDYGELRIYPGNYDEYMTAATQARERLLADNAKKKAQISELQSFVSRFSANASKSKQATSRARQIDKIQLDEVKASSRQNPFIRFDQDKKLFRNALEVEALSKGFDNGPLFSKLGLMVEVGEKVAILGANGIGKSTLLKTLVGDFEPDSGTVKWSENSKIGYYAQDHEYEFDETLTVFDWMSQWKQEKDDEQAVRSILGRLLFSQDDIKKKVKVLSGGEKGRMLFGKLMMQRPNILVMDEPTNHLDMESIESLNMALEMYEGTLLFVSHDREFVSSLATRILEITPNKVIDFTGNYEDYLRSQGIQ, from the coding sequence GTGTTAAGTACCAACAATATCACCATGCAGTTCGGCAGCAAGCCGTTGTTTGAAAACATTTCCGTTAAATTTGGCGGCGGCAACCGTTACGGTTTGATTGGCGCAAATGGCTGCGGTAAATCCACATTCATGAAGATTCTCGGTGGCGATCTGGTGCCGAGCGCCGGTAACGTCTTCCTCGATCCTAATGAACGTCTGGGTAAACTGCGTCAGGATCAGTTCGCTTTTGAAAAATACAGCGTGCTGGATACCGTCATCATGGGCCACGGGGAGCTGTGGGCGGTAAAAGAAGAGCGCGATCGTATCTACTCATTAGCTGAAATGAGCGAAGAGGACGGCTATAAAGTTGCCGATCTGGAAGTACAATACGGTGAGATGGATGGTTACAGCGCAGAATCTCGTGCCGGCGAACTGTTGCTGGGCGTAGGGATTCCGGTTGAGCAGCACTATGGTTTGATGAGTGAGATTGCTCCCGGCTGGAAACTGCGTGTCCTGTTGGCGCAGGCGCTGTTTGCCGATCCTGATATCCTGCTGCTCGACGAACCCACCAACAACCTGGATATCGATACGATCCGCTGGCTGGAGCAGGTGCTGAACGAGCGTAACAGCACCATGATCATCATTTCGCATGACCGTCACTTCCTGAATATGGTCTGTACACACATGGCGGATCTGGACTACGGCGAACTGCGTATTTATCCCGGTAACTACGATGAATACATGACGGCCGCGACGCAGGCTCGTGAACGTCTACTGGCCGATAACGCCAAGAAGAAAGCGCAAATTTCCGAGCTGCAATCGTTCGTTAGCCGCTTTAGCGCCAACGCCTCTAAATCCAAACAGGCGACATCACGCGCGCGCCAGATTGATAAAATCCAGCTGGATGAAGTAAAAGCGTCTAGCCGTCAAAACCCGTTTATCCGTTTCGATCAGGATAAGAAACTGTTCCGTAATGCGCTGGAAGTCGAAGCGCTGAGCAAAGGTTTTGATAATGGCCCGCTGTTTAGCAAGCTGGGTCTGATGGTCGAAGTGGGTGAGAAAGTCGCTATTCTGGGTGCCAATGGTATCGGTAAATCGACATTGCTGAAAACGCTGGTCGGTGATTTCGAGCCGGATAGCGGTACGGTGAAATGGTCTGAAAACTCAAAAATTGGCTACTACGCGCAGGATCACGAATACGAATTCGATGAGACGCTGACTGTTTTTGACTGGATGAGCCAGTGGAAACAGGAAAAAGACGACGAGCAAGCCGTGCGCAGCATACTTGGTCGTTTGCTGTTCAGCCAGGATGACATCAAGAAGAAAGTGAAGGTGTTATCCGGTGGTGAAAAAGGTCGCATGCTGTTCGGTAAGCTGATGATGCAGCGTCCGAATATTTTGGTGATGGATGAACCGACCAACCACCTTGATATGGAATCCATTGAATCGCTGAATATGGCGCTGGAAATGTATGAAGGGACGCTGCTGTTCGTCTCTCATGACCGTGAATTTGTCAGCTCGCTGGCGACCCGTATTCTGGAAATTACGCCAAATAAAGTCATTGATTTCACCGGTAACTATGAAGATTACCTGCGCAGTCAGGGTATTCAGTAA